The following proteins come from a genomic window of Alicyclobacillus dauci:
- a CDS encoding PTS sugar transporter subunit IIA codes for MFKNLFRRGQADAAGDDSQEITILAPVDGEVVPLEDVEDPMFSQKMLGDGLAVRPTSDTIVAPVSGTLTQIFPTGHAAGITTRQGIEVLIHVGIDTVELKGEGFTKLVEQGAQVEAGTPLIRLDLDKLGKTAKSLVTPVIITNMDKVEQLTRSTDQSVDAATSWLLKIVPQKK; via the coding sequence GTGTTTAAGAACCTGTTTAGACGCGGGCAGGCTGATGCTGCTGGAGACGATTCACAGGAAATAACGATTTTGGCACCGGTCGACGGTGAAGTTGTGCCACTCGAGGACGTTGAAGATCCGATGTTCTCGCAGAAGATGCTGGGTGACGGTCTTGCCGTACGTCCGACTTCCGACACAATTGTGGCACCTGTGTCTGGAACGTTGACTCAGATATTCCCTACAGGTCACGCGGCAGGCATTACGACTCGGCAAGGTATCGAGGTGCTTATCCATGTCGGGATCGACACAGTTGAGCTGAAGGGTGAGGGCTTCACGAAGCTAGTAGAACAGGGTGCTCAAGTAGAGGCAGGTACACCGCTCATTCGCCTCGATCTCGACAAGTTGGGCAAAACTGCAAAGTCTCTGGTAACGCCGGTGATCATCACGAATATGGACAAGGTGGAGCAGTTGACGAGGTCAACTGACCAAAGTGTAGACGCAGCGACGAGTTGGCTCCTGAAAATCGTACCCCAGAAAAAGTAG
- a CDS encoding YciI family protein, translating into MKHAVLLLEGKETASEDTVAKHREYLAGLRGKGLLEASGPFRNTVGGLLIYNVEEFDKAYEIISNDPIVTSGCRTFELYTWANN; encoded by the coding sequence ATGAAACATGCGGTCTTGTTGTTGGAAGGAAAAGAAACTGCTTCCGAAGACACGGTTGCCAAGCACAGGGAATATCTGGCCGGACTGCGAGGCAAAGGTCTATTGGAAGCCTCTGGTCCCTTCCGAAACACAGTTGGTGGTTTACTCATCTATAATGTAGAAGAGTTTGATAAGGCATACGAGATCATTTCGAACGATCCGATCGTGACAAGCGGATGTCGAACGTTTGAATTATATACTTGGGCGAACAACTAG
- the treC gene encoding alpha,alpha-phosphotrehalase — protein MNEPWWKKSVVYQIYPKSFLDTTGDGVGDLQGIIERLDYLKKLGVDILWLTPVYQSPQRDNGYDISDYYEVNPQYGTMETLETLFQEAHNRDIRVVMDIVVNHTSTDHKWFQEARKSKDNPYRDFYIWKDQPNNWQSKFGGSAWEYDQTTNQYYLHLFDVTQADLNWENEALRGEIYKMMRFWVHKGVDGFRLDVINLISKEQRFPNDTLETPIDDGRKFYTDGPRIHEYLKEMNERVFAEKSGFVTVGEMSSTSLDQCVMYTNPKEHELNMTFSFHHLKVDYPNGEKWMAAPFDFIRLKQILSEWQVGMAEGDGWNALFWCNHDQPRVVSRFGNETVYREESGKMLATALHLLKGTPYVYQGEEIGMTNPNFERIEDYRDIESTNAYTRLLKEGTSERDAIAALKQKSRDNSRTPMQWDASENAGFTSGSPWIQVAPNYKEINVQAALANPDSVFYHYQKLIQLRKTNDVIVHGTYQEILPDHPQLFVYLRSYKNDRILVINNFYATETTFTLPRDISVDGTSEILISNYKDTPNTWTDLHMRPYESVAFYIRGPHEDKSTANL, from the coding sequence ATGAATGAACCCTGGTGGAAAAAGTCAGTTGTTTATCAGATTTACCCAAAAAGCTTCCTAGACACTACTGGTGATGGCGTGGGCGATCTTCAAGGAATCATTGAACGACTGGATTACTTAAAAAAACTAGGGGTGGACATTTTATGGCTCACGCCTGTTTACCAATCTCCACAGCGGGACAATGGGTATGACATCAGTGACTACTATGAGGTCAATCCGCAGTACGGCACAATGGAGACGCTGGAGACACTGTTCCAGGAGGCGCACAACCGGGACATTCGTGTGGTGATGGATATTGTGGTCAACCACACTTCTACGGACCATAAGTGGTTCCAGGAAGCGAGAAAATCGAAAGACAACCCTTATCGGGATTTTTATATATGGAAGGATCAACCGAATAACTGGCAGTCCAAGTTCGGCGGAAGCGCCTGGGAATATGACCAAACGACAAATCAATACTATCTTCACCTGTTTGACGTAACGCAGGCGGATTTAAATTGGGAGAACGAAGCACTCCGCGGTGAAATATACAAAATGATGCGCTTTTGGGTGCACAAAGGGGTAGATGGCTTTCGCCTCGACGTCATCAATTTGATATCGAAGGAACAGCGGTTTCCGAACGATACGTTAGAAACGCCGATCGATGATGGAAGAAAGTTTTATACCGATGGTCCTCGTATTCATGAATACTTGAAGGAAATGAATGAGCGCGTGTTTGCGGAGAAGTCAGGCTTTGTGACAGTTGGGGAGATGTCTTCCACCTCACTCGATCAGTGCGTCATGTACACAAACCCGAAAGAGCACGAGCTAAACATGACCTTCAGTTTCCACCACCTGAAAGTTGACTACCCGAACGGTGAAAAGTGGATGGCAGCGCCATTTGATTTCATTCGTCTTAAACAAATACTCAGCGAGTGGCAAGTTGGCATGGCGGAAGGAGACGGTTGGAACGCACTATTCTGGTGCAACCACGATCAGCCGCGCGTCGTGTCGCGTTTCGGAAATGAAACAGTCTACCGCGAAGAGTCAGGAAAAATGTTGGCCACTGCGCTTCACCTCCTCAAAGGAACACCGTATGTGTACCAAGGTGAGGAGATCGGCATGACGAATCCGAATTTCGAGCGGATCGAAGATTATCGCGATATCGAATCGACCAACGCGTACACTCGCCTTTTAAAGGAAGGCACGAGCGAACGAGACGCGATTGCCGCCTTGAAACAAAAGTCCCGGGACAACTCGCGAACACCGATGCAATGGGACGCATCGGAAAACGCCGGATTTACATCTGGTAGCCCCTGGATTCAAGTGGCACCCAACTACAAGGAAATTAATGTGCAAGCAGCGCTTGCCAATCCGGATTCGGTTTTCTATCATTATCAAAAGCTCATTCAACTTCGCAAAACGAACGATGTGATCGTGCACGGAACGTACCAAGAAATTTTGCCGGATCATCCACAGTTGTTTGTGTATCTTCGATCATACAAGAACGATCGGATTTTAGTGATCAACAACTTTTACGCCACGGAGACCACGTTTACCCTGCCGCGAGACATTTCTGTGGATGGAACATCTGAGATTCTGATCTCGAATTACAAAGACACGCCAAACACGTGGACCGATCTCCATATGCGCCCATACGAGTCAGTGGCGTTTTATATTCGGGGGCCTCATGAAGACAAAAGCACAGCGAATTTATGA
- a CDS encoding DinB family protein: MSKVSQTSEVVVGLHRDLADTVSGLDTEALHWKADESTWSVAQILAHVAEFEHFFSEDILHLKANPGTAFGRTMENVDRIRAVDLDGSESLEELLQRIDVSQHETLDMLSTLSDDDLLIHGSHPKIGERTIEWEIGHFITDHLEKHIGQIRRTLEAYHSQEIHLN; encoded by the coding sequence ATGTCAAAAGTGTCACAAACGAGCGAAGTCGTGGTCGGGCTCCATCGAGATCTGGCAGACACGGTGAGTGGATTGGACACCGAAGCCCTGCACTGGAAAGCGGATGAGAGTACGTGGTCGGTTGCACAAATTCTTGCGCATGTTGCGGAATTCGAGCATTTCTTTAGCGAGGACATTCTTCATCTCAAGGCGAATCCGGGAACGGCATTTGGGCGGACGATGGAGAATGTGGATCGTATCCGCGCCGTCGACTTGGATGGGAGTGAATCATTGGAGGAGCTACTGCAGCGGATCGATGTTAGTCAGCACGAGACGTTAGACATGCTCAGCACGTTGTCAGATGACGATCTGCTCATTCATGGAAGCCATCCCAAAATTGGCGAGCGCACGATTGAGTGGGAGATAGGTCATTTCATTACCGACCACTTGGAGAAACACATCGGTCAAATCAGGAGAACCCTTGAGGCGTATCACAGTCAAGAAATTCATTTAAATTGA
- a CDS encoding FAD-dependent monooxygenase, translating to MNPTDVSILLIGGGIGGLTAALAIAKSGRSVCVLEQAPEFAEIGAGLQLAPNAVRVLDELGLTGVISQYAVFPKRLVLMDALHGGELSALDLGPAFRERYGHPYVVMHRSDLHSILLEACRSEGNVNLLTDKKVIHVEELDNQVRVSCSDGSTYLAEAVVGADGLWSTTRELVSHDSPICAEYVAYRGTIPMHEVMQYARLDDVVMWIGPNLHFVQYPVRRKELYNQVAVFKSKRYRKDTDYWGTPDELDDVFNACCPAVATAVTYMQRDRRWPMYDREPIENWTLGRFTLLGDAAHPMLQYIAQGACQAIEDGACLAEKLDHYQGRIHDAFAAYQQERTVRTAKVQRTARFYGDIIHTTDHVTTVLRNAFMSKRPASDYSVVDWLYGHKVTVGQ from the coding sequence ATGAATCCGACAGATGTTTCAATTCTGCTCATCGGCGGCGGGATTGGTGGGCTGACTGCTGCTTTAGCCATCGCCAAGAGCGGTCGATCCGTCTGTGTACTGGAACAGGCTCCTGAATTTGCGGAAATTGGTGCCGGATTGCAGTTGGCACCCAACGCGGTGAGGGTACTGGATGAGCTGGGGCTCACCGGCGTGATCAGTCAATATGCTGTATTTCCGAAGCGACTTGTATTGATGGATGCCCTTCATGGAGGAGAGCTAAGTGCTCTTGATCTAGGTCCCGCGTTTCGCGAACGGTATGGCCATCCATACGTTGTCATGCATCGCTCCGACTTACATTCCATACTTCTCGAAGCCTGTCGAAGTGAAGGCAACGTGAACCTTCTCACGGATAAAAAGGTTATCCATGTGGAGGAGTTGGATAATCAGGTGCGTGTTTCGTGCAGTGACGGGAGCACCTATTTGGCTGAAGCAGTGGTGGGTGCTGATGGGCTGTGGTCCACCACACGAGAATTGGTGAGCCATGATAGCCCGATTTGTGCCGAATACGTTGCGTATCGTGGAACGATCCCAATGCACGAGGTGATGCAATACGCACGGTTGGATGATGTTGTGATGTGGATCGGTCCAAATTTACACTTCGTTCAATATCCAGTTCGGCGCAAAGAGTTGTATAACCAAGTCGCAGTGTTTAAAAGTAAGCGCTATCGTAAGGATACGGACTACTGGGGAACGCCTGACGAGTTGGACGACGTTTTCAACGCTTGCTGTCCAGCTGTGGCTACTGCAGTCACATATATGCAGCGCGATCGGCGCTGGCCAATGTATGATCGGGAACCTATAGAAAACTGGACCTTGGGCAGATTTACACTTCTTGGCGATGCCGCGCATCCGATGTTACAGTACATCGCCCAGGGGGCGTGCCAAGCGATTGAAGACGGTGCGTGCTTGGCAGAAAAACTTGATCACTACCAGGGGCGTATTCATGACGCCTTTGCTGCCTATCAACAAGAACGAACCGTGCGAACCGCGAAAGTGCAGCGCACAGCCCGTTTCTACGGTGACATCATTCACACGACAGATCACGTTACAACCGTCTTACGGAACGCATTTATGTCCAAGAGACCAGCAAGCGACTACAGCGTAGTGGATTGGTTGTACGGTCATAAGGTGACAGTGGGACAGTAG
- the treR gene encoding trehalose operon repressor produces the protein MKTKAQRIYDVLAANIQNGTYKPNSKLPSEHDLIAQYDVSRGTIRTALDMLSQDGYIQRLKGKGSIVLDVAKYNFPVTGLVSFKEVSKIMHGQVRTIVNELLLIRPDDFVQSQLDVGPTDDVWRVARTREIQGERIILDVDYFDRKFVPYLTKDICADSIYEYLEKELNLSISFAKKEIVVDSATDEDKAWLDLGDFSYVVVVKNHVYLEDVSLFQYTESRHRPDKFQFVDFARRNYLSKK, from the coding sequence ATGAAGACAAAAGCACAGCGAATTTATGATGTATTGGCTGCGAACATCCAAAATGGCACTTATAAACCGAATAGCAAACTTCCTTCGGAGCACGACTTAATTGCGCAATACGATGTTTCGCGAGGGACGATTCGAACTGCCCTGGATATGCTGTCACAGGATGGATACATTCAGCGTTTGAAGGGGAAAGGTTCGATTGTTTTAGATGTAGCAAAATACAACTTTCCTGTAACAGGCTTGGTTAGTTTTAAAGAGGTCAGCAAAATCATGCACGGCCAAGTACGGACAATCGTGAACGAACTGTTACTCATACGTCCGGATGATTTTGTCCAGTCACAACTGGATGTTGGTCCGACAGACGATGTGTGGAGAGTTGCTCGGACCCGCGAAATACAGGGTGAGAGAATTATTCTGGATGTCGACTACTTTGACCGGAAGTTTGTGCCTTACTTAACCAAGGACATTTGTGCGGATTCCATTTACGAGTACCTAGAGAAAGAGTTAAACCTTTCAATCAGCTTCGCAAAGAAAGAAATTGTAGTCGACTCGGCGACGGATGAAGACAAGGCATGGCTTGACCTGGGAGATTTCTCGTACGTCGTCGTCGTTAAAAACCACGTGTATTTGGAAGACGTCTCCCTATTTCAATACACCGAGTCACGGCATCGTCCGGATAAATTTCAATTCGTCGACTTTGCAAGGCGCAACTACCTCAGCAAGAAGTGA
- a CDS encoding Cof-type HAD-IIB family hydrolase: MTPSRWRLIALDMDGTTLSHDLAISDENKKWIRKARESGIEVTFATGRHISGIVRKSIRDLELNAPAVTMNGSEVWTPQEQLLSRRSLTVDDIQWLLGVARQAGTKYWGDTVEGHFEELEFPNTLDDYTWLKFGFYSTDSTRIQQVWQTLEREERFELSNSHPLNVEVNPLGVTKATGLQTVCDYLNIDPSKVVVMGDSLNDVPMIKWAGLGVAMGNAQDTVKRVADFVTGRNDENGVAQAIERILNNDI; this comes from the coding sequence GTGACACCTTCGAGATGGCGTTTGATTGCATTGGATATGGACGGCACGACGCTGTCGCATGACTTAGCAATTTCGGACGAGAATAAGAAGTGGATACGAAAAGCACGGGAGTCTGGGATAGAAGTAACGTTCGCCACAGGACGCCATATCTCAGGCATCGTGCGTAAATCCATACGCGATCTAGAACTGAATGCCCCGGCTGTGACGATGAATGGCAGCGAAGTATGGACGCCACAAGAGCAATTGTTATCAAGAAGATCGCTCACAGTGGATGACATTCAATGGTTGCTTGGCGTGGCTAGACAGGCAGGTACAAAATATTGGGGAGACACGGTGGAAGGTCACTTTGAGGAACTGGAGTTCCCAAACACATTGGATGACTATACGTGGTTGAAGTTTGGCTTTTACTCGACTGACTCGACGCGAATTCAACAAGTATGGCAAACACTCGAGAGAGAAGAGCGCTTTGAACTATCCAATTCTCATCCTCTCAATGTCGAAGTTAACCCCCTTGGCGTCACGAAAGCCACGGGATTGCAAACGGTCTGTGACTACCTGAACATTGATCCGTCGAAGGTCGTTGTCATGGGGGACAGCTTGAACGACGTACCGATGATAAAATGGGCGGGTCTTGGGGTGGCGATGGGAAACGCTCAGGACACAGTCAAAAGAGTCGCCGACTTTGTGACGGGGCGCAATGATGAAAATGGTGTCGCTCAGGCGATAGAACGCATCTTGAACAACGATATCTGA
- a CDS encoding IS1380 family transposase — MNFNPRVKMNFDGGDLTSDAGLLLYKEFDHKLGLSEAVEELLVVHDSVFHRDHPNSDVVLQKLYQHIAGYHTDDHADDLAVEPLLTMLLGKESLASQPTLSRFNDKADIATSKSLECVNETLQRRVYAIKPQNQFVFDLDSSSFAAYGKQHGANFNYHYQQHGFHPLFCFDGLTGDCLRAELRAGNVYTSRQVVRFVGPILNRYGRLNPDSLIVIRGDSGFAVPGLFELAETKGHKYAIRLKSNARLQSITQVMADQLLNAERLHKRQVHYREFMYQASSWEHARRVVVKMERPAGELLFQFTFIVTNMTLQPKNIIRFYCQRGHMENFIKEAKNGFACDKMSSTDFEANVVKLQLAILAYNFNNWFRRLCVPEKMQSSRMETLRTKLVKVAGKLAHSGRYWTWKLCSSCVYRKEFIQTLKNVAALPRFG; from the coding sequence ATGAACTTCAACCCCAGGGTGAAAATGAATTTTGACGGCGGCGACTTGACCTCGGATGCTGGACTGCTCCTATACAAAGAATTCGATCACAAACTGGGCCTATCCGAAGCGGTAGAAGAACTGCTCGTGGTTCATGATTCGGTCTTTCATCGGGATCATCCAAATAGCGACGTGGTTCTTCAGAAACTGTATCAGCACATAGCTGGCTACCATACAGACGATCACGCAGATGATTTAGCTGTAGAGCCATTGCTAACTATGCTGCTGGGAAAGGAAAGCTTGGCCTCACAACCTACTTTGTCTCGTTTCAACGATAAAGCGGATATTGCGACTTCCAAATCTCTGGAGTGTGTGAATGAAACGTTGCAGCGTCGCGTGTACGCTATAAAACCCCAGAACCAATTCGTTTTTGATTTGGATTCCTCCAGCTTTGCTGCCTACGGAAAACAGCATGGAGCGAATTTCAATTACCACTACCAGCAACATGGATTTCATCCGTTGTTTTGCTTTGACGGTCTGACCGGTGATTGTCTGCGAGCAGAGCTTCGTGCAGGCAACGTATACACTTCCCGTCAAGTCGTCCGGTTTGTGGGACCAATTCTGAATCGATACGGTAGGCTGAACCCGGATAGCCTCATCGTCATTCGTGGCGATAGTGGGTTTGCCGTTCCAGGGCTGTTTGAGTTGGCGGAAACCAAGGGTCATAAATACGCCATCCGCCTCAAGTCAAACGCACGGCTACAGTCCATTACGCAGGTCATGGCGGATCAATTACTAAACGCTGAAAGATTACACAAACGACAAGTCCATTACAGGGAATTCATGTATCAAGCATCCAGTTGGGAACATGCCCGCCGGGTGGTCGTGAAGATGGAACGTCCGGCTGGTGAACTGTTGTTTCAATTCACATTTATCGTGACCAATATGACGCTGCAGCCCAAGAACATCATTCGCTTTTACTGCCAGCGCGGTCATATGGAGAATTTCATCAAGGAAGCCAAAAATGGATTTGCGTGCGATAAGATGAGCAGTACAGACTTTGAAGCGAATGTCGTGAAACTCCAGTTAGCCATACTTGCGTATAACTTTAACAACTGGTTTCGCCGATTGTGTGTACCAGAGAAAATGCAATCAAGTCGGATGGAGACTTTGCGAACCAAACTGGTCAAAGTTGCGGGGAAGCTAGCTCACTCTGGCCGATACTGGACTTGGAAATTGTGCAGTTCGTGTGTGTATCGAAAAGAGTTCATTCAGACGCTTAAAAACGTAGCCGCATTACCGCGGTTCGGTTGA
- a CDS encoding HPr family phosphocarrier protein — MQEKTLVIKNSTGLHARPASMLVNKARAFESRVTLEKDGKTVDAKSILGIMGMAISQGSTVTIRAEGTDEEKAIEELATYLEQLEE, encoded by the coding sequence GTGCAGGAGAAAACACTCGTCATCAAGAACTCGACCGGTCTTCATGCTCGACCGGCTTCGATGTTGGTTAACAAAGCGCGAGCATTCGAGAGCAGGGTAACACTCGAGAAGGATGGAAAGACCGTGGACGCCAAAAGCATCCTGGGGATTATGGGCATGGCCATCAGTCAGGGCAGTACCGTAACGATTCGTGCGGAAGGTACGGACGAAGAGAAGGCCATCGAGGAGTTGGCCACTTACCTAGAACAATTGGAAGAATAA
- a CDS encoding fumarylacetoacetate hydrolase family protein, whose product MRLLSFFVNRQERLGIEHSGRIIDANYACRVMLFKQGKSAPERLADALLPADAVDFLTAGERALNQAREVIKFVDEVSAAERAEYTYGYQDVRLLAPVPHPGKVICVGRNYHDHVSEMKREVPKIPVIFAKLANTVCACGDGVPFPKVSEQFDYEAELAVVIGKSGRYIPEENALDHVAGYTALNDITVRDWQHRTPQWLQGKSFDKTAPIGPIVVTKDEIPDPHKLDIKLWLNDELRQSDNTSQLIFSIPYLISFISQVMTLEPGDVIATGTPGGVGVAMNPQGFMKVGDTVKVEIQHIGVLQNHIVEG is encoded by the coding sequence ATGCGCCTGTTATCTTTTTTTGTAAATCGCCAAGAACGACTTGGCATCGAACACAGTGGTCGGATTATTGACGCGAATTATGCTTGCCGGGTCATGCTTTTTAAGCAGGGGAAATCGGCGCCGGAACGATTGGCTGACGCATTATTGCCGGCCGATGCAGTGGATTTCCTTACTGCAGGGGAACGCGCATTGAACCAAGCTCGAGAGGTGATCAAGTTTGTCGACGAGGTGAGCGCCGCTGAACGGGCTGAGTACACGTATGGCTATCAAGATGTCCGTCTGCTCGCGCCCGTTCCCCATCCAGGCAAAGTTATTTGCGTGGGTAGAAATTATCACGACCATGTTTCGGAGATGAAGAGAGAGGTGCCGAAGATTCCGGTTATCTTCGCTAAACTCGCCAATACAGTCTGTGCATGCGGCGATGGTGTACCTTTTCCGAAGGTGTCCGAACAGTTCGATTATGAAGCGGAGCTCGCCGTCGTGATCGGCAAATCCGGTAGGTACATTCCGGAGGAGAACGCACTCGATCACGTGGCTGGTTATACCGCATTGAACGATATTACGGTGAGAGATTGGCAGCATCGAACACCGCAATGGCTCCAGGGAAAATCATTCGATAAGACTGCGCCCATTGGGCCCATTGTGGTTACGAAGGATGAAATTCCCGATCCCCATAAACTCGACATCAAGCTCTGGCTCAACGACGAGCTGAGACAGAGTGACAATACAAGTCAGCTCATATTCAGCATTCCATATCTCATCTCGTTTATCTCTCAAGTCATGACGCTTGAACCAGGAGACGTCATTGCTACCGGCACTCCTGGCGGAGTGGGCGTGGCTATGAATCCGCAAGGATTCATGAAAGTAGGGGACACGGTGAAAGTCGAGATTCAGCACATCGGCGTACTTCAAAATCACATTGTTGAAGGGTAA
- the treP gene encoding PTS system trehalose-specific EIIBC component — MSINEQSVGGILDAVGGKDNVVSATHCVTRLRLALDDEGKVDKEALESNDLVKGFFSANGQFQIIIGPGTVERVYDKFVDIAGIGRASKEDVKKAAEKHLTPLQRLVKTLADIFIPLLPAIVTAGLLMGVNNILTGPGIFYPNKAFIDVHTNWKDFADIINVIANTSFTFLPGLIGWSAVKKFGGSELLGIVLGLMLINPELLNAYAYASAQLKGTIPHWNLFGLQVQKVGYQGQVLPILIASYVLAKLEQWLNKRVADTLKLILVAPIALLVTGFLSFIIIGPVTFAIGREITNGLVFIFNHYALLGGLIYGGFYSVLVVTGMHQMFLAVDLQLIAQTGSTFLWPILALSNIAQGSAALAMMFVAKEEKLKSMSFTSAISAYLGITEPAMFGVNLRFRFPFISSMIGAALAGGWITMQHVRAFSVGVGGLPGFLSIITNKWGAFFIGMAIAIIVPFVLTTILARTRKIDV; from the coding sequence ATGAGTATCAACGAACAATCCGTAGGCGGTATCCTGGATGCCGTGGGCGGGAAGGACAACGTGGTTTCCGCAACGCACTGTGTTACTCGGCTACGTCTTGCCTTGGACGACGAAGGAAAAGTCGATAAGGAGGCCCTCGAATCAAACGATTTGGTAAAGGGATTTTTCTCGGCTAATGGGCAGTTCCAAATTATTATCGGACCGGGAACGGTTGAGCGGGTCTACGACAAGTTCGTAGACATCGCTGGAATTGGACGTGCTTCCAAGGAAGACGTGAAAAAAGCGGCGGAGAAACACTTAACCCCCCTTCAGCGTCTGGTCAAAACGCTTGCCGATATCTTTATTCCCTTGTTGCCAGCCATTGTGACAGCTGGTCTGTTGATGGGTGTTAACAACATTCTCACTGGTCCCGGAATCTTTTATCCGAACAAGGCCTTTATTGATGTCCACACAAACTGGAAAGACTTTGCGGATATCATCAACGTGATTGCGAATACGTCGTTCACTTTCTTACCAGGTTTAATTGGATGGTCTGCGGTTAAAAAGTTTGGCGGCAGCGAGTTGTTGGGTATTGTCCTCGGACTCATGTTAATTAACCCAGAACTGTTAAACGCATATGCCTATGCCAGTGCACAGTTGAAAGGGACAATCCCGCATTGGAATTTGTTTGGCCTGCAGGTTCAAAAAGTTGGCTACCAAGGTCAAGTGTTGCCCATCCTCATTGCGTCATATGTGTTAGCCAAACTGGAGCAATGGCTGAATAAACGGGTGGCTGACACTTTGAAGTTGATATTGGTCGCGCCGATTGCATTGCTCGTCACTGGTTTCCTTTCCTTCATTATTATCGGACCCGTTACATTCGCCATCGGTCGCGAAATCACGAATGGGTTAGTCTTCATCTTTAACCACTATGCACTGCTTGGCGGCTTGATTTACGGTGGATTCTACTCCGTGCTGGTGGTAACCGGGATGCACCAAATGTTTCTCGCAGTGGACTTGCAATTGATTGCGCAAACGGGATCGACATTCTTGTGGCCGATTTTGGCGCTATCCAACATTGCTCAGGGTTCCGCAGCTCTTGCAATGATGTTTGTAGCGAAGGAAGAAAAACTGAAGAGTATGTCGTTCACATCTGCAATTTCAGCATACCTAGGTATCACGGAACCGGCCATGTTTGGTGTCAATCTGCGGTTCCGCTTCCCATTCATCTCGTCCATGATTGGTGCAGCGCTTGCAGGTGGCTGGATCACCATGCAGCACGTGCGGGCTTTCTCGGTAGGTGTCGGTGGTTTGCCAGGCTTCCTCTCCATTATCACAAATAAGTGGGGCGCTTTCTTCATCGGCATGGCGATCGCGATTATCGTTCCGTTCGTTCTGACAACGATTTTGGCTCGCACCCGCAAAATTGACGTTTGA